A stretch of the Vigna radiata var. radiata cultivar VC1973A chromosome 9, Vradiata_ver6, whole genome shotgun sequence genome encodes the following:
- the LOC106774348 gene encoding N6-adenosine-methyltransferase MT-A70-like, whose translation METQPDGNEDTIAAVKDMRQQLEARIECQHKAHMEILASIQTVIPNLVSSLDLSLKVVSSFNHRPFAPTPALPLPDPKLNPKRPTEQTQRSNSESYADGSTEADLTNPRNQKLKTSMDSNPASQVDSEKISPLAVVRSLVAVCLLGRVPFSPIDSSTVSRKLENDQTVTPAEKAALQELGGDSGAILAVEIALRSMADDNGGVEVEEFVVSGKARIMVLNIDRTRLLRELPESAQYQRLESSSGDGNVNQNQVQQITNSGTNLNGSLLGMGRPVMRPMSEMWIPHGDPHMSGLQPMFPGAPRGAPRVMGMMGTHRGMSIPSMHRLPMGPNAQGSSPNAMSQKPRTLEDDMKDLEALLNKKSFREMQKSKTGEELLDLIHRPTARETAVAAKFKTKGGSQVRQYCDLLTKEDCRRQSGSFIACDKVHFRRIIAPHTDINLGDCSFLDTCRHMKTCKYVHYEYDPTPDVSPTMMGAPAPPKPLKPQRAEYCSEVELGEPQWINCDIRNFRMDILGQFGVIMADPPWDIHMELPYGTMADDEMRSLNVPALQTDGLIFLWVTGRAMELGRECLELWGYKRVEEIIWVKTNQLQRIIRTGRTGHWLNHSKEHCLVGIKGNPEVNRNIDTDVIVAEVRETSRKPDEMYPMLERISPRTRKLELFARMHNTHAGWMSLGNQLSGVRLVDEGLRARFKAAYPDVEVQPPSPPRASAMEVDTSVAPHTRSPFAATESKSNSTQFAETAAAPETNFASEDKSMAIDVDMG comes from the exons ATGGAAACACAACCAGACGGTAATGAGGACACGATAGCTGCCGTTAAAGATATGAGGCAACAGCTTGAAGCTCGCATAGAGTGCCAACACAAGGCTCACATGGAGATACTTGCTTCTATACAAACAGTAATACCTAATCTTGTTTCATCCCTTGACCTTTCTCTCAAGGTTGTGTCTTCTTTCAACCATCGTCCTTTTGCTCCTACACCTGCTTTGCCTCTGCCTGATCCTAAATTGAACCCTAAAAGACCTACTGAACAAACTCAACGTTCCAATTCGGAATCCTACGCCGATGGCTCTACCGAAGCCGACTTGACAAATCCCAGGAATCAAAAACTCAAAACGTCTATGGATTCAAACCCAGCATCTCAAGTAGATTCTGAGAAGATTAGTCCATTAGCGGTGGTTCGATCACTGGTTGCCGTTTGTCTATTAGGGCGAGTACCCTTCTCCCCAATTGATTCTTCCACTGTGTCAAGGAAATTGGAGAATGATCAGACAGTGACACCAGCAGAAAAGGCAGCGCTTCAGGAGCTCGGAGGGGATTCAGGGGCAATACTCGCAGTGGAGATAGCTTTAAGGTCAATGGCAGATGATAACGGTGGTGTTGAAGTGGAGGAATTTGTGGTTAGTGGCAAGGCAAGGATTATGGTTCTGAATATAGACAGGACCAGACTTTTGAGAGAATTGCCAGAAAGTGCACAGTATCAACGGCTTGAATCTAGTTCTGGAGATGGGAATGTAAATCAAAATCAAGTTCAACAAATCACTAACAGTGGTACTAATTTGAATGGTAGTTTGCTTGGGATGGGAAGGCCAGTTATGAGACCAATGTCTGAAATGTGGATACCCCATGGGGATCCTCATATGTCAGGGTTGCAGCCAATGTTTCCAGGTGCACCAAGGGGGGCACCCAGGGTAATGGGCATGATGGGGACTCATAGAGGTATGAGTATTCCTTCAATGCACAGACTCCCAATGGGGCCAAATGCACAAGGGAGTAGTCCTAATGCAATGTCACAAAAACCAAGAACTTTAGAGGATGATATGAAGGATCTTGAGGCTTTGTTGAATAAGAAATCTTTTAGGGAGATGCAAAAATCTAAAACCGGTGAGGAGCTTTTGGACCTAATTCATCGTCCAACTGCAAGGGAAACTGCTGTAGCCGCAAAG TTCAAAACAAAAGGTGGTTCCCAGGTCAGACAATACTGTGACTTACTGACTAAAGAGGATTGTCGACGTCAATCTGGTTCCTTTATAGCATGTGATAAG GTTCATTTTAGACGGATTATTGCTCCTCATACCGACATCAATTTAGGAGACTGTTCTTTTCTTGATACTTGCAGACACATGAAG ACATGCAAGTATGTTCACTATGAGTATGACCCTACACCTGATGTGTCTCCAACAATGATGGGTGCCCCTGCTCCTCCCAAACCGCTAAAGCCTCAGCGTGCTGAATATTGTTCTGAAGTGGAACTTGGTGAACCACAATGGATCAACTGTGATATACGTAACTTTAGAATGGACATTTTAGGTCAATTTGGAGTAATAATGGCAGATCCACCATGGGACATTCACATGGAACTGCCTTATGGAACAATGGCTGATGATGAAATGCGCAGTCTTAATGTCCCTGCTTTGCAAACTGACGGGCTTATTTTTCTATGGGTCACTGGACGTGCAATGGAACTTGGAAGAGAATG CTTGGAACTTTGGGGATATAAACGTGTTGAGGAGATTATTTGGGTGAAAACAAATCAACTTCAGCGAATAATCAGAACTGGGCGCACCGGCCACTGGCTCAATCACAGCAAGGAACATTGTCTAGTTGGAATAAAGGGTAATCCTGAAGTGAACAGGAATATTGACACGGATGTTATTGTTGCTGAGGTCAGGGAAACGAGTCGTAAACCGGATGAG ATGTATCCTATGCTGGAGAGGATAAGTCCAAGAACAAGAAAACTAGAATTATTTGCTCGCATGCACAATACTCATGCAGG ATGGATGTCTCTTGGTAATCAATTGAGTGGTGTAAGGTTGGTTGATGAGGGATTGCGAGCAAGGTTTAAGGCTGCTTATCCGGATGTGGAGGTGCAACCACCATCACCTCCGAGAGCTTCTGCTATGGAAGTTGACACTAGTGTTGCACCTCACACCAGGAGTCCATTTGCAGCCACAGAATCAAAGTCCAATTCAACTCAGTTTGCAGAGACTGCAGCAGCTCCAGAAACAAACTTTGCTTCAGAGGATAAGTCAATGGCTATTGATGTTGATATGGGTTAA
- the LOC106773984 gene encoding putative UDP-rhamnose:rhamnosyltransferase 1 — translation MAENTINVVMLPWSAFGHLIPFFQLSIALAKTGVHVSFISTPKNIQRLPKLPSTLAHLIDLVQLPLPSLDKELLPEGAEATVDIPFEKIQYLKLAYDNLQHAVKQFVANQLPDWIICDFCPHWITDFAQELQVKLIYFSVFSASAMAFLGPPGTRKAPLSPESLTVPPKWLTFPSSVALQRHEASAFCANHMENASGVGDLERVAKVFSASKAIIFRSCYEIEGEYLNAFQKLAGKPVIPLGLLPVERGNSEGFRGKTFEWLDRQASRSVLFVGFGSECKLSKDQVFEIAYGVEESELPFLWALRKPSWANNDEDSLPFGFIERTSERGIVCMGWVPQQEILAHPCIGGSLFHSGWGSAIEALQFGHTLVLLPFIVDQPLNARFLVEKGLAIEVKRNADGSFSRNDIATSIKQAMILEEGKNIRANTGEAASIVGNRKLHQDHYIAAFVQFLKK, via the coding sequence ATGGCTGAGAATACAATTAATGTGGTGATGCTTCCATGGTCTGCCTTTGGCCACTTGATCCCATTTTTCCAACTTTCCATAGCCTTGGCCAAAACTGGTGTTCATGTCTCCTTCATATCAACCCCCAAAAACATTCAAAGGCTTCCTAAACTTCCTTCAACTTTAGCTCATTTGATTGATTTGGTGCAACTTCCTTTGCCATCACTAGATAAAGAACTCTTGCCAGAAGGTGCTGAGGCCACTGTGGACATTCCATTTGAAAAAATTCAGTACTTGAAGTTGGCATACGATAATCTGCAACATGCTGTGAAGCAATTTGTGGCCAATCAGTTACCAGATTGGATAATTTGTGACTTCTGTCCGCACTGGATCACAGACTTTGCTCAAGAGCTTCAGGTGAAGTTAATCTACTTTTCTGTTTTCTCAGCTTCTGCAATGGCATTCTTGGGACCACCAGGCACAAGAAAAGCTCCCCTATCTCCAGAAAGTTTAACAGTACCACCAAAATGGCTGACATTTCCCTCATCAGTGGCTCTTCAAAGACATGAGGCAAGTGCTTTTTGTGCTAATCACATGGAAAATGCTTCAGGGGTAGGGGACTTAGAAAGGGTTGCAAAGGTATTCAGTGCCTCCAAAGCTATAATATTTCGAAGTTGCTACGAGATTGAAggagaatatttgaatgcatttCAGAAATTAGCTGGGAAGCCTGTGATTCCCTTAGGTTTATTACCTGTAGAGAGAGGAAATTCTGAAGGATTTAGGGGTAAGACATTTGAGTGGCTTGATAGACAAGCAAGCAGATCAGTTTTATTTGTAGGGTTTGGCAGTGAGTGCAAGCTGAGCAAGGATCAAGTTTTTGAGATAGCTTATGGAGTTGAGGAGTCTGAATTGCCATTTTTATGGGCACTCAGAAAACCAAGTTGGGCAAACAATGATGAAGATTCTTTACCTTTTGGTTTCATTGAAAGGACATCTGAGAGAGGAATTGTTTGCATGGGATGGGTACCACAACAGGAAATATTGGCACATCCATGTATTGGGGGGTCTTTGTTTCACTCTGGCTGGGGTTCTGCCATTGAAGCTTTGCAGTTTGGTCATACACTGGTTTTGTTACCCTTCATTGTAGATCAACCTCTTAATGCAAGGTTTTTGGTTGAAAAGGGTCTAGCCATTGAAGTTAAACGAAATGCAGATGGGTCATTCAGTAGAAATGACATTGCCACATCTATTAAACAAGCTATGATATTGGAGGAAGGGAAGAATATCAGAGCTAATACAGGAGAAGCTGCTTCAATTGTAGGAAACAGGAAGCTGCACCAAGATCATTACATAGCTGCATTTGTTCAGTTTCTTAAGAAATGA
- the LOC106773203 gene encoding uncharacterized protein LOC106773203, which yields MSLLVKRILRYVKGTMSYGLSFTRGDSLNVLEYSDADWARCIETRRSTYGYSIFLGGNLISWSAKKQPTVARSSCESEYRVMANAATELIWLTHLLHDLHISHQAPTLLCDNKSAIFLSQNLVAHKRAKHIDIDYHFVRELVLSNKLIT from the coding sequence ATGTCATTACTCGTTAAACGCATCCTTCGATATGTCAAGGGCACCATGTCCTATGGCCTATCCTTCACCCGTGGAGATTCCCTTAATGTTCTTGAATACTCGGATGCTGATTGGGCTCGATGTATTGAGACTAGGCGATCTACCTATGGTTATTCCATCTTCTTAGGCGGTAATCTCATCTCATGGAGTGCTAAGAAACAACCAACCGTAGCTCGATCAAGTTGTGAATCAGAATATAGAGTCATGGCTAATGCAGCAACTGAACTAATATGGCTTACTCATCTTCTACATGATCTGCATATTTCCCATCAAGCGCCAACTCTTCTTTGTGACAACAAGAGTGCTATATTCCTTTCCCAAAATCTGGTGGCTCACAAACGCGCTAAAcatattgatattgattatcactttgttCGAGAGCTTGTTCTATCTAACAAACTCATCACTTAA